Proteins from a genomic interval of Perognathus longimembris pacificus isolate PPM17 chromosome 14, ASM2315922v1, whole genome shotgun sequence:
- the Plekhh1 gene encoding pleckstrin homology domain-containing family H member 1 isoform X2 — translation MAEVKVETLASVDWQKRCLTLETQLFRFRLQASKIRELLADKMQELEQRLLEAEQRAENAETQVGVMEEKVKLSNLKNVDSPGSLHCKYQELLKAMQGKDELIHQLEAQLEKQKQMRAEEAKIVQEKAAKIKEWVTLKLAELEMENQHLKSCNQHLLEQVGALQDDLEALRMAPSGKLLVAPEGTAEQDSVPLGSGTQTVGQDIVPQPKDLKAAVPAPSPGALQSKDPVSEASSPDGSSSSMAQPGEVVESKTLQLHLGREASPSQLCMKPGASRRGSAFWREELVTAQGGTLPGTKISAREGGPGSSLTLPKVRAPSTPRDSIQMTKRHHSQPQVGPGHFDQVVSIEIGVLAALHPSRLSKLEARARLQEEPEKMEMEEPPPAGKEKERESLNTAGAELEEGGLGNKPPTPPLHRFPSWESRIYAVATSGMRLSDVSPRSNATCCASSPPALASPGPFSGLVYKNVTVPVYTALKGRATQISSVPFVDESSGSDDDCSSQASFRMSVPCSECKKTSGLGSPRAIKRGVSMSSLSSEGDYAIPPDACSLDSDYSEPEHKLQRTSSYSTDGLGLGAESLEKSGYLLKMGSRVKAWKRRWFVLRQGQILYYKSPNDVIRKPQGQVDLNSRCQIVRGEGAQTFQLISEKKTFYLTADSPSLLEEWIRVLQSLLKVQATGPAALPHRGTKPTVKGWLTKVKHGHSKLVWCALVGKTFYYYRSHEDKRPLGQLPVRDARIEEVDRSCDSDEDYEAGGTRRLLSSHCTLVIHPPEHSPTYLLIGTKHEKETWLYHLTVAAGGSSAKVGTVYEQLIGKLMNGEGNPDSPLWKHPMLCYSRDGLCTSLTTLPSEALQTEALKLFKSCQLFINVPVEAASVDYHVSLAQTALQVCLVHPELQSEIYCQLMKQTSCRPPQKYSLTQCWQLLALCAPLFLPQHHFLWYVKQQLQRHADPRNETGQYATYCQRAVERTLQTGEREARPSRMEVVSILLRNPFHHSLPFSIPVHFANGTYQVVGFDGSSTVDEFLQRLNQDTGMRKSSHSGFALFTDDPSGRDLEHYLQGSVKICDAISKWEQALKELHPGKSEGGTRVVKLMYKNRLYFRSQVKGETERERLLLASQTSGEIVAGRFPVNKELALEMAALMAQVEYGDLEKPVLPGAGGTPPAKAQHLLHQVLDRFYPRRYRLGAPPEQLRHLVDMLSTKWAALQGCSPPECIRIYLTVARKWPFFGAKLFAAQPAQLSSKESTLVWIAVNEDGVSILDHHTMQVHVTYPYPSVTTFGGCRDDFMLVTRSAPDQSSGKGHIEKLIFRMAAPKIAEATFIMASYMNHCSANVNPPANPPTAHQPWELDGRQFFASVSCTAKGPTFL, via the exons ATGCAGGAGCTGGAGCAGAGGCTGTTGGAGGCGGAGCAGAGAGCAGAAAATGCAGAGACCCAG GTGGGTGTGATGGAAGAGAAGGTGAAACTGTCCAATCTAAAGAATGTGGACTCCCCAGGCAGCCTGCACTGCAAGTACCAAGAATTGCTGAAAGCTATGCAAGGCAAAGACGAGCTCATCCACCAGCTGGAGGCACAGCTGGAGAAACAG AAGCAGATGAGGGCTGAGGAAGCAAAAATTGTTCAAGAGAAAGCTGCAAAGATCAAGGAGTGGGTGACATTAAAGTTAGCAGAG cTTGAGATGGAGAATCAACACCTCAAGAGCTGTAATCAGCACCTTCTGGAGCAGGTGGGAGCGCTTCAGGATGATCTAGAAG CTCTTCGGATGGCACCTTCAGGGAAGCTGCTGGTGGCCCCTGAAGGAACTGCAGAGCAGGATTCTGTCCCTTTGGGGTCAGGAACCCAGACTGTGGGGCAGGATATTGTTCCCCAGCCCAAGGATTTAAAGGCAGCTGTGCCTGCTCCTTCTCCAGGAGCCTTGCAGAGCAAGGACCCTGTGTCTGAAGCCAGCAGCCCTGATGGTTCGAGCTCCAGCATGGCCCAACCTGGGGAAGTAGTAGAAAGCAAGACCCTTCAACTCCATCTGGGAAGAGAGGCCTCTCCCAGCCAACTGTGCATGAAGCCTGGCGCCTCCAGACGTGGTTCAGCCTTCTGGAGGGAGGAACTGGTCACTGCTCAAGGAGGGACTCTCCCTGGCACCAAGATCTCTGCCAGGGAAGGAGGTCCTGGCAGTAGTCTGACCCTGCCGAAGGTTCGGGCTCCTAGCACCCCTCGAGATAGCATCCAAATGACCAAAAGGCACCACAGTCAGCCCCAGGTGGGCCCTGGACATTTTGATCAGGTGGTGAGCATCGAGATCGGGGTCCTGGCAGCTCTCCACCCCTCTAGGCTTTCTAAACTGGAGGCCCGAGCTCGGCTCCAGGAAGAACCAGAGAAGATGGAGATGGAGGAGCCGCCTCCagcagggaaggagaaagaaagagagagcctAAACACTGCTGGAGCTGAGCTCgaagaaggagggctggggaacAAACCACCCACACCCCCCCTGCACCGGTTTCCATCCTGG GAGAGCCGGATCTACGCAGTGGCCACCTCAGGCATGCGGCTGTCAGATGTGTCTCCTCGAAGTAATGCTACCTGCTGTG CTTCCAGCCCTCCTGCCCTGGCTTCCCCTGGACCCTTCTCTGGCCTTGTCTACAAGAATGTCACCGTGCCTGTCTACACAGCACTGAAGGGG AGAGCCACACAGATCAGCAGTGTACCCTTCGTGGATGAGTCCTCTGGGTCTGACGATGACTGCAGCTCTCAGGCGAGCTTCCGGATGTCTGTCCCCTGCTCTGAGTGCAAGAAGACCAGTGGACTCGGCAGCCCTCGGGCCATCAAAAGAG GGGTCTCCATGTCGTcgctgagctctgagggtgaCTACGCTATTCCCCCTGACGCCTGCTCCCTGGACAGTGactactcagagcctgagcacaaaCTCCAGCGTACCTCATCATACTCCACCGACGGGCTGGGCCTAGGCGCG GAGTCACTGGAGAAGTCGGGCTACCTGCTGAAAATGGGGAGCCGGGTGAAGGCGTGGAAGAGGCGATGGTTTGTCTTGAGACAGGGACAGATTCTGTACTACAAGTCTCCG AATGATGTCATCAGGAAACCTCAAGGTCAAGTGGATCTGAACTCTCGTTGCCAGATTGTCCGAGGGGAGGGTGCTCAGACTTTCCAG CTCATCTCTGAGAAGAAAACCTTCTACTTGACGGCGGATTCCCCCAGCCTGTTGGAAGAGTGGATCCGGGTTCTCCAGAGCCTGTTGAAGGTTCAGGCCACTGGGCCTGCAGCCCTGCCACATCGGGGCACCAAGCCCACTGTGAAGGGCTGGCTGACCAAG GTAAAGCACGGCCACTCTAAGCTGGTCTGGTGTGCTCTTGTGGGGAAAACCTTCTACTATTACCGGAGCCATGAGGACAAG CGACCTCTGGGCCAACTGCCTGTGCGGGATGCACGCATAGAGGAAGTAGATCGGTCCTGCGACTCAGATGAGGACTACGAGGCTGGAGGAACCAGGCGGTTGCTCTCTTCCCACTGCACCCTGGTGATCCACCCCCCGGAGCACAGCCCCACCTACCTCCTCATAGGCACCAAGCATGAAAAG GAAACATGGCTGTACCACCTCACAGTGGCTGCAGGTGGCAGCAGTGCCAAGGTGGGCACTGTCTATGAGCAGCTCATTGGGAAACTGATGAATGGCGAAGGAAACCCAG ATTCCCCCCTCTGGAAACACCCCATGCTGTGCTACAGCAGAGATGGGCTGTGCACGTCCCTCACCACCCTGCCCTCAGAGGCCCTGCAGACCGAGGCCCTCAAGCTCTTCAAG TCCTGCCAGCTCTTCATCAACGTGCCTGTGGAAGCAGCTTCTGTGGACTACCACGTGTCGCTGGCCCAGACAGCACTGCAGGTCTGCCTGGTTCACCCCGAGCTGCAGAGTGAGATCTACTGCCAGCTCATGAAGCAGACCAGCTGCCGCCCGCCTCAGAAGTACTCTCTCACACAG TGCTGGCAGCTTCTGGCTCTGTGTGCCccactcttcctgcctcagcatcACTTCCTCTGGTATGTCAAACAGCAGCTGCAGCGCCACGCAGATCCCAG AAATGAAACTGGCCAGTATGCCACCTACTGCCAGCGGGCCGTGGAGCGGACGCTGCAGACGGGGGAGAGAGAGGCCAGGCCCTCGCGCATGGAGGTGGTGTCCATCCTACTGCGAAACCCCTTCCACCACTCCTTGCCTTTCAGCATCCCTGTGCACTTTGCCAACGGAACTTACCAG GTGGTTGGTTTTGACGGCTCTTCTACAGTTGATGAGTTCCTCCAGCGGCTGAACCAGGACACAGGCATGAGGAAGTCATCCCACTCTGGCTTTGCCCTCTTTACAGACGATCCTTCGGGCAGGGACCTGGAGCACTACCTGCAGGGGAGTGTCAAG ATCTGTGATGCCATCTCCAAGTGGGAGCAAGCCCTGAAGGAGCTGCACCCTGGAAAGTCTGAGGGTGGGACACGCGTGGTGAAGCTGATGTACAAGAACAG GCTGTACTTCCGGAGTCAAGTCAAAGGGGAGACAGAGCGAGAGAGGCTGCTGCTTGCCTCTCAAACCAGTGGAGAGATCGTAGCAGGGAGATTCCCAGTCAACAAGGAACTGGCTCTTGAGATGGCTGCCCTGATGGCCCAG GTAGAATACGGGGACTTAGAGAAGCCTGTCCTGCCAGGTGCCGGGGGCACACCTCCTGCCAAGGCTCAGCATCTCCTCCACCAGGTCCTAGACAGGTTCTACCCAAGGCGCTACAGACTTGGGGCTCCCCCGGAACAGCTGAG GCACCTGGTGGATATGCTGAGCACAAAGTGGGCAGCATTGCAAGGCTGCTCCCCTCCTGAGTGCATCCGCATCTACCTGACTGTGGCCCGGAAATGGCCTTTCTTTGGTGCTAAGCTCTTTGCTGCTCAG CCTGCCCAGCTGTCGTCCAAGGAGAGCACTCTGGTGTGGATTGCTGTGAATGAGGATGGCGTCAGCATCCTGGACCACCACACCATG CAAGTGCACGTCACTTACCCGTACCCTTCAGTGACAACCTTCGGCGGCTGCAGGGATGACTTCATGCTTGTGACTAGATCTGCTCCTGACCAGAGCTCTGGAAAAGGCCACATTGAGAAGCTGATTTTTCGGATGGCTGCTCCCAAG ATTGCAGAAGCCACTTTCATCATGGCCAGTTATATGAATCACTGCTCTGCAAATGTGAATCCACCTGCCAACCCTCCCACAGCCCACCAGCCGTGGGAACTGGATGGACGCCAGTTCTTTGCTTCTGTCTCCTGCACTGCTAAAGGGCCAACATTTCTATGA
- the Plekhh1 gene encoding pleckstrin homology domain-containing family H member 1 isoform X1, which yields MAEVKVETLASVDWQKRCLTLETQLFRFRLQASKIRELLADKQMQELEQRLLEAEQRAENAETQVGVMEEKVKLSNLKNVDSPGSLHCKYQELLKAMQGKDELIHQLEAQLEKQKQMRAEEAKIVQEKAAKIKEWVTLKLAELEMENQHLKSCNQHLLEQVGALQDDLEALRMAPSGKLLVAPEGTAEQDSVPLGSGTQTVGQDIVPQPKDLKAAVPAPSPGALQSKDPVSEASSPDGSSSSMAQPGEVVESKTLQLHLGREASPSQLCMKPGASRRGSAFWREELVTAQGGTLPGTKISAREGGPGSSLTLPKVRAPSTPRDSIQMTKRHHSQPQVGPGHFDQVVSIEIGVLAALHPSRLSKLEARARLQEEPEKMEMEEPPPAGKEKERESLNTAGAELEEGGLGNKPPTPPLHRFPSWESRIYAVATSGMRLSDVSPRSNATCCASSPPALASPGPFSGLVYKNVTVPVYTALKGRATQISSVPFVDESSGSDDDCSSQASFRMSVPCSECKKTSGLGSPRAIKRGVSMSSLSSEGDYAIPPDACSLDSDYSEPEHKLQRTSSYSTDGLGLGAESLEKSGYLLKMGSRVKAWKRRWFVLRQGQILYYKSPNDVIRKPQGQVDLNSRCQIVRGEGAQTFQLISEKKTFYLTADSPSLLEEWIRVLQSLLKVQATGPAALPHRGTKPTVKGWLTKVKHGHSKLVWCALVGKTFYYYRSHEDKRPLGQLPVRDARIEEVDRSCDSDEDYEAGGTRRLLSSHCTLVIHPPEHSPTYLLIGTKHEKETWLYHLTVAAGGSSAKVGTVYEQLIGKLMNGEGNPDSPLWKHPMLCYSRDGLCTSLTTLPSEALQTEALKLFKSCQLFINVPVEAASVDYHVSLAQTALQVCLVHPELQSEIYCQLMKQTSCRPPQKYSLTQCWQLLALCAPLFLPQHHFLWYVKQQLQRHADPRNETGQYATYCQRAVERTLQTGEREARPSRMEVVSILLRNPFHHSLPFSIPVHFANGTYQVVGFDGSSTVDEFLQRLNQDTGMRKSSHSGFALFTDDPSGRDLEHYLQGSVKICDAISKWEQALKELHPGKSEGGTRVVKLMYKNRLYFRSQVKGETERERLLLASQTSGEIVAGRFPVNKELALEMAALMAQVEYGDLEKPVLPGAGGTPPAKAQHLLHQVLDRFYPRRYRLGAPPEQLRHLVDMLSTKWAALQGCSPPECIRIYLTVARKWPFFGAKLFAAQPAQLSSKESTLVWIAVNEDGVSILDHHTMQVHVTYPYPSVTTFGGCRDDFMLVTRSAPDQSSGKGHIEKLIFRMAAPKIAEATFIMASYMNHCSANVNPPANPPTAHQPWELDGRQFFASVSCTAKGPTFL from the exons CAGATGCAGGAGCTGGAGCAGAGGCTGTTGGAGGCGGAGCAGAGAGCAGAAAATGCAGAGACCCAG GTGGGTGTGATGGAAGAGAAGGTGAAACTGTCCAATCTAAAGAATGTGGACTCCCCAGGCAGCCTGCACTGCAAGTACCAAGAATTGCTGAAAGCTATGCAAGGCAAAGACGAGCTCATCCACCAGCTGGAGGCACAGCTGGAGAAACAG AAGCAGATGAGGGCTGAGGAAGCAAAAATTGTTCAAGAGAAAGCTGCAAAGATCAAGGAGTGGGTGACATTAAAGTTAGCAGAG cTTGAGATGGAGAATCAACACCTCAAGAGCTGTAATCAGCACCTTCTGGAGCAGGTGGGAGCGCTTCAGGATGATCTAGAAG CTCTTCGGATGGCACCTTCAGGGAAGCTGCTGGTGGCCCCTGAAGGAACTGCAGAGCAGGATTCTGTCCCTTTGGGGTCAGGAACCCAGACTGTGGGGCAGGATATTGTTCCCCAGCCCAAGGATTTAAAGGCAGCTGTGCCTGCTCCTTCTCCAGGAGCCTTGCAGAGCAAGGACCCTGTGTCTGAAGCCAGCAGCCCTGATGGTTCGAGCTCCAGCATGGCCCAACCTGGGGAAGTAGTAGAAAGCAAGACCCTTCAACTCCATCTGGGAAGAGAGGCCTCTCCCAGCCAACTGTGCATGAAGCCTGGCGCCTCCAGACGTGGTTCAGCCTTCTGGAGGGAGGAACTGGTCACTGCTCAAGGAGGGACTCTCCCTGGCACCAAGATCTCTGCCAGGGAAGGAGGTCCTGGCAGTAGTCTGACCCTGCCGAAGGTTCGGGCTCCTAGCACCCCTCGAGATAGCATCCAAATGACCAAAAGGCACCACAGTCAGCCCCAGGTGGGCCCTGGACATTTTGATCAGGTGGTGAGCATCGAGATCGGGGTCCTGGCAGCTCTCCACCCCTCTAGGCTTTCTAAACTGGAGGCCCGAGCTCGGCTCCAGGAAGAACCAGAGAAGATGGAGATGGAGGAGCCGCCTCCagcagggaaggagaaagaaagagagagcctAAACACTGCTGGAGCTGAGCTCgaagaaggagggctggggaacAAACCACCCACACCCCCCCTGCACCGGTTTCCATCCTGG GAGAGCCGGATCTACGCAGTGGCCACCTCAGGCATGCGGCTGTCAGATGTGTCTCCTCGAAGTAATGCTACCTGCTGTG CTTCCAGCCCTCCTGCCCTGGCTTCCCCTGGACCCTTCTCTGGCCTTGTCTACAAGAATGTCACCGTGCCTGTCTACACAGCACTGAAGGGG AGAGCCACACAGATCAGCAGTGTACCCTTCGTGGATGAGTCCTCTGGGTCTGACGATGACTGCAGCTCTCAGGCGAGCTTCCGGATGTCTGTCCCCTGCTCTGAGTGCAAGAAGACCAGTGGACTCGGCAGCCCTCGGGCCATCAAAAGAG GGGTCTCCATGTCGTcgctgagctctgagggtgaCTACGCTATTCCCCCTGACGCCTGCTCCCTGGACAGTGactactcagagcctgagcacaaaCTCCAGCGTACCTCATCATACTCCACCGACGGGCTGGGCCTAGGCGCG GAGTCACTGGAGAAGTCGGGCTACCTGCTGAAAATGGGGAGCCGGGTGAAGGCGTGGAAGAGGCGATGGTTTGTCTTGAGACAGGGACAGATTCTGTACTACAAGTCTCCG AATGATGTCATCAGGAAACCTCAAGGTCAAGTGGATCTGAACTCTCGTTGCCAGATTGTCCGAGGGGAGGGTGCTCAGACTTTCCAG CTCATCTCTGAGAAGAAAACCTTCTACTTGACGGCGGATTCCCCCAGCCTGTTGGAAGAGTGGATCCGGGTTCTCCAGAGCCTGTTGAAGGTTCAGGCCACTGGGCCTGCAGCCCTGCCACATCGGGGCACCAAGCCCACTGTGAAGGGCTGGCTGACCAAG GTAAAGCACGGCCACTCTAAGCTGGTCTGGTGTGCTCTTGTGGGGAAAACCTTCTACTATTACCGGAGCCATGAGGACAAG CGACCTCTGGGCCAACTGCCTGTGCGGGATGCACGCATAGAGGAAGTAGATCGGTCCTGCGACTCAGATGAGGACTACGAGGCTGGAGGAACCAGGCGGTTGCTCTCTTCCCACTGCACCCTGGTGATCCACCCCCCGGAGCACAGCCCCACCTACCTCCTCATAGGCACCAAGCATGAAAAG GAAACATGGCTGTACCACCTCACAGTGGCTGCAGGTGGCAGCAGTGCCAAGGTGGGCACTGTCTATGAGCAGCTCATTGGGAAACTGATGAATGGCGAAGGAAACCCAG ATTCCCCCCTCTGGAAACACCCCATGCTGTGCTACAGCAGAGATGGGCTGTGCACGTCCCTCACCACCCTGCCCTCAGAGGCCCTGCAGACCGAGGCCCTCAAGCTCTTCAAG TCCTGCCAGCTCTTCATCAACGTGCCTGTGGAAGCAGCTTCTGTGGACTACCACGTGTCGCTGGCCCAGACAGCACTGCAGGTCTGCCTGGTTCACCCCGAGCTGCAGAGTGAGATCTACTGCCAGCTCATGAAGCAGACCAGCTGCCGCCCGCCTCAGAAGTACTCTCTCACACAG TGCTGGCAGCTTCTGGCTCTGTGTGCCccactcttcctgcctcagcatcACTTCCTCTGGTATGTCAAACAGCAGCTGCAGCGCCACGCAGATCCCAG AAATGAAACTGGCCAGTATGCCACCTACTGCCAGCGGGCCGTGGAGCGGACGCTGCAGACGGGGGAGAGAGAGGCCAGGCCCTCGCGCATGGAGGTGGTGTCCATCCTACTGCGAAACCCCTTCCACCACTCCTTGCCTTTCAGCATCCCTGTGCACTTTGCCAACGGAACTTACCAG GTGGTTGGTTTTGACGGCTCTTCTACAGTTGATGAGTTCCTCCAGCGGCTGAACCAGGACACAGGCATGAGGAAGTCATCCCACTCTGGCTTTGCCCTCTTTACAGACGATCCTTCGGGCAGGGACCTGGAGCACTACCTGCAGGGGAGTGTCAAG ATCTGTGATGCCATCTCCAAGTGGGAGCAAGCCCTGAAGGAGCTGCACCCTGGAAAGTCTGAGGGTGGGACACGCGTGGTGAAGCTGATGTACAAGAACAG GCTGTACTTCCGGAGTCAAGTCAAAGGGGAGACAGAGCGAGAGAGGCTGCTGCTTGCCTCTCAAACCAGTGGAGAGATCGTAGCAGGGAGATTCCCAGTCAACAAGGAACTGGCTCTTGAGATGGCTGCCCTGATGGCCCAG GTAGAATACGGGGACTTAGAGAAGCCTGTCCTGCCAGGTGCCGGGGGCACACCTCCTGCCAAGGCTCAGCATCTCCTCCACCAGGTCCTAGACAGGTTCTACCCAAGGCGCTACAGACTTGGGGCTCCCCCGGAACAGCTGAG GCACCTGGTGGATATGCTGAGCACAAAGTGGGCAGCATTGCAAGGCTGCTCCCCTCCTGAGTGCATCCGCATCTACCTGACTGTGGCCCGGAAATGGCCTTTCTTTGGTGCTAAGCTCTTTGCTGCTCAG CCTGCCCAGCTGTCGTCCAAGGAGAGCACTCTGGTGTGGATTGCTGTGAATGAGGATGGCGTCAGCATCCTGGACCACCACACCATG CAAGTGCACGTCACTTACCCGTACCCTTCAGTGACAACCTTCGGCGGCTGCAGGGATGACTTCATGCTTGTGACTAGATCTGCTCCTGACCAGAGCTCTGGAAAAGGCCACATTGAGAAGCTGATTTTTCGGATGGCTGCTCCCAAG ATTGCAGAAGCCACTTTCATCATGGCCAGTTATATGAATCACTGCTCTGCAAATGTGAATCCACCTGCCAACCCTCCCACAGCCCACCAGCCGTGGGAACTGGATGGACGCCAGTTCTTTGCTTCTGTCTCCTGCACTGCTAAAGGGCCAACATTTCTATGA